A genomic region of Synechococcus sp. NOUM97013 contains the following coding sequences:
- a CDS encoding histone deacetylase, producing the protein MKPPLVYHEAYSAPLPSTHRFPMAKFRQLEGCLRDMGLASDGQIHRPLPVPRRWLELVHPRGYHQAFARDQLDRQAQRRIGLPATTPLVQRTWLAVGGTLLTARLALQHGVACHLAGGTHHAFPDFGSGFCIFNDLAITARVLLEQEGLQRLLVVDLDVHQGDATALIFQGDARVFTFSAHAASNFPARKQVSDLDLPFQDGVGDQDYLSQVGECLPALLERLQPQLVLYNAGVDPHQEDRLGRLCLTDLGLLQRDHLVLDACLRRGIPIATVIGGGYDTMTPLVKRHALVFRAASDQARLHGL; encoded by the coding sequence TTGAAGCCCCCGCTCGTCTACCACGAGGCCTACAGCGCGCCGCTTCCCAGCACCCATCGTTTTCCGATGGCCAAGTTCAGGCAGCTGGAGGGCTGTCTGCGCGATATGGGTCTGGCCAGTGATGGACAGATCCATCGACCGCTGCCCGTGCCCCGCCGCTGGCTGGAACTGGTTCATCCGCGTGGCTATCACCAGGCCTTTGCTCGCGACCAGTTGGACCGTCAGGCGCAACGCCGCATTGGTCTGCCCGCCACAACGCCACTGGTGCAACGCACTTGGCTTGCCGTAGGTGGGACCCTGCTCACGGCCCGTCTGGCTCTCCAGCATGGTGTGGCCTGCCATTTGGCCGGTGGTACCCACCATGCCTTCCCCGATTTCGGCAGTGGGTTCTGCATCTTCAATGACCTGGCAATTACGGCACGGGTGCTGCTGGAGCAAGAGGGGTTGCAGCGCCTGCTGGTGGTGGACCTTGACGTTCACCAGGGCGATGCCACTGCGCTGATCTTTCAGGGCGATGCTCGGGTGTTCACCTTTTCAGCCCATGCAGCATCCAATTTTCCGGCGCGCAAACAGGTGAGTGATTTGGATCTGCCTTTCCAGGATGGGGTGGGGGATCAGGACTATCTCTCCCAGGTGGGTGAGTGCCTCCCTGCACTTCTGGAGAGATTGCAGCCTCAGCTTGTGCTTTACAACGCTGGTGTCGATCCTCATCAGGAGGATCGGCTGGGTCGCCTCTGCCTCACAGACTTGGGCCTGTTGCAGCGCGATCATCTGGTGCTGGACGCCTGTCTGCGCCGGGGCATTCCGATTGCCACCGTGATCGGTGGGGGCTACGACACGATGACGCCTCTGGTGAAGCGTCATGCTCTGGTGTTTCGTGCGGCGTCCGATCAGGCCCGTTTGCACGGGCTCTGA
- the pdhA gene encoding pyruvate dehydrogenase (acetyl-transferring) E1 component subunit alpha, with amino-acid sequence MGQDIAMGTDAQSAAAAGTSLLGAHAERLSTLVTSQRASVDRDTGLALYRDMTLGRRFEDKCAEMYYRGKMFGFVHLYNGQEAVSTGVIGAMKRQHDWFCSTYRDHVHALSAGVPAREVMSELFGKATGCSKGRGGSMHLFSKEHHLLGGYAFIGEGIPVALGSAFTSRYKRDALGDSTSNAVTAAFFGDGTCNNGQFFECLNMAQLWKLPIIFVVENNKWAIGMAHDRATSDPEIWRKAGAFGMAGEEVDGMDVLAVRAAAQRAIERARAGEGPTVLECLTYRFRGHSLADPDELRAEEEKQFWAKRDPLKALERDLVGAGLVSADDLRAIEKEIDAEVQDCVDFALSAPEPDGSELTKYIWAED; translated from the coding sequence ATGGGCCAGGACATCGCAATGGGCACGGATGCACAAAGCGCCGCAGCGGCAGGAACATCGCTGCTCGGAGCGCATGCGGAACGGCTCTCGACCCTGGTCACCTCCCAACGGGCCAGCGTGGATCGGGACACGGGTCTGGCCCTTTATCGCGACATGACCCTGGGTCGGCGTTTCGAAGACAAGTGCGCGGAGATGTACTACCGCGGCAAAATGTTTGGGTTCGTGCACCTTTACAACGGACAGGAAGCCGTGAGCACCGGCGTGATTGGCGCGATGAAACGTCAACACGACTGGTTCTGCAGCACCTATCGCGATCACGTACACGCCCTCAGCGCTGGCGTGCCCGCCCGTGAGGTGATGAGTGAGCTGTTCGGCAAAGCGACGGGGTGCAGCAAGGGCCGAGGCGGCTCGATGCACCTGTTCTCCAAGGAGCATCACCTGCTCGGAGGATATGCCTTTATTGGCGAAGGCATTCCCGTTGCCCTCGGCTCAGCCTTCACCAGCCGCTACAAGCGAGACGCCCTGGGCGACTCCACCAGCAATGCCGTAACCGCGGCCTTCTTCGGGGATGGCACCTGCAATAACGGTCAATTCTTCGAATGCTTGAACATGGCGCAGCTCTGGAAGCTGCCAATCATTTTCGTGGTGGAGAACAACAAGTGGGCCATCGGCATGGCCCACGACCGAGCCACCAGTGACCCTGAGATTTGGCGCAAGGCCGGTGCGTTCGGCATGGCGGGCGAAGAAGTCGACGGCATGGATGTGCTTGCGGTGCGCGCTGCGGCGCAACGGGCGATCGAGCGCGCTCGCGCCGGTGAAGGTCCCACCGTGCTGGAGTGCCTCACCTACCGCTTCCGCGGCCACTCCCTCGCGGATCCCGATGAACTGCGTGCGGAAGAGGAAAAACAGTTCTGGGCCAAGCGCGACCCACTCAAAGCGTTGGAGCGTGATCTCGTGGGTGCGGGCCTGGTCAGCGCCGACGATCTGCGGGCGATCGAGAAGGAAATCGATGCCGAAGTGCAGGACTGCGTGGACTTCGCCCTGAGTGCACCCGAGCCCGACGGCTCGGAACTGACCAAATACATCTGGGCGGAAGACTGA
- a CDS encoding IMS domain-containing protein yields the protein MAALLVDLPIDHFRLLGVSPAAEPEAVLRTLQLRLDRCPDQGFTHEALSQRAELLRLSADLLTDTVRRRDYEAALMELGQDHPGETAGLELAFNREVAGLILLWEANAPHEAFQLARQALQPPQAPALGSGRESDLSLLAALACRDAARQDQEQRRYESAANLLQDGEQLLQRMGKLPDQRLALETDLSQLLPFRILDLLSRDLAEQSARREGLAMLEEFIRARGGLEGSGLDGLAATELPAGMDQGAFELFFQQIRRFLTVQEQVDLYGRLQQAGSVDASFLAAMALAAAGFTQRKPERIQDARQRLQELVLDGLDTKPLLGCLDLLLGDVDQAERHFAASTDPELQAWMLDHPGDTLASLCEYCRTWLARDVLPGYRDVDAEAVDLETWFADRDVQAFVERLERQQTRQDLTKTEDNKWLLGDGLPLPLDPEGTLPLSLTDPAAPPRPDGDASDGGGEGETASGSFQWPSFPRPSLPALAWPELPRPGRAVWIGSGAFVALVLVIGGFSLVGLRRDADQTIAPDEVATPSLDETPAAEKPEEAPQPEPVITAAPAQAGDPSLRAETPSKEELEALLQTWLDSKSTVLSGDGSAAELLEPIARAGLITQVKRQRAADQAASVTQKVEATVDFMRVVSRSPKRIELRADVDYRDETLNAAGAVVKRTQQQSLKRTYILGRVDGRWLLLDFRPG from the coding sequence ATGGCTGCGCTGCTGGTGGACCTTCCCATCGACCATTTCCGTTTGTTGGGAGTCAGTCCGGCTGCGGAGCCCGAGGCTGTGCTTCGAACGCTTCAACTGCGGTTGGATCGATGTCCTGACCAGGGATTCACCCATGAAGCTCTAAGCCAGCGCGCTGAGCTCCTGCGCCTGTCAGCGGATCTGCTCACCGACACGGTTCGGCGGCGTGACTATGAAGCGGCGTTGATGGAGTTGGGCCAGGACCATCCCGGAGAGACGGCTGGGCTCGAGCTGGCGTTCAACAGAGAGGTTGCTGGATTGATCCTGTTGTGGGAGGCCAATGCGCCCCACGAGGCGTTCCAGCTCGCCCGACAGGCCCTGCAACCGCCTCAAGCGCCAGCGCTGGGGAGCGGTCGTGAATCGGATCTGTCGTTGCTGGCTGCTCTGGCCTGTCGCGATGCCGCCCGTCAGGACCAGGAGCAACGCCGCTACGAGTCGGCGGCCAATCTGCTGCAGGACGGCGAGCAGCTGCTGCAGCGTATGGGCAAGTTGCCGGATCAGCGGCTTGCGCTGGAGACCGATCTGTCTCAGCTGCTCCCCTTTCGGATTCTGGATCTGCTCAGTCGGGATCTGGCTGAACAATCCGCGCGCCGTGAGGGTCTGGCGATGTTGGAGGAGTTCATCCGCGCCCGTGGAGGACTGGAGGGCAGTGGCCTGGACGGTCTGGCGGCAACGGAGCTGCCTGCAGGCATGGATCAGGGAGCCTTCGAGCTGTTTTTCCAGCAGATCCGCCGGTTTCTGACCGTTCAGGAGCAGGTGGACCTTTACGGCAGGCTGCAGCAGGCCGGCTCCGTCGATGCGTCCTTCCTTGCGGCGATGGCTCTTGCGGCTGCAGGCTTCACCCAGCGCAAGCCGGAACGCATTCAGGACGCCCGTCAGCGTCTGCAGGAGCTGGTGCTTGACGGACTCGACACCAAGCCGCTGCTGGGCTGCCTTGATCTTCTGCTTGGTGATGTGGATCAGGCCGAGCGCCATTTCGCCGCCAGCACCGATCCCGAGTTGCAGGCCTGGATGCTGGATCATCCCGGCGACACCCTGGCTTCGCTCTGTGAGTACTGCCGCACCTGGCTGGCACGGGATGTGCTGCCCGGCTATCGCGATGTGGACGCGGAGGCGGTCGACCTGGAGACCTGGTTCGCCGATCGCGATGTGCAGGCTTTTGTGGAGCGTCTTGAGCGCCAGCAAACCCGTCAGGACCTGACCAAGACCGAAGACAACAAGTGGCTTCTGGGAGATGGGTTGCCGTTGCCGCTCGATCCCGAAGGAACACTGCCTCTGTCTTTGACGGATCCAGCTGCGCCACCGCGTCCGGATGGGGACGCATCTGATGGCGGCGGTGAAGGTGAAACGGCGTCTGGGAGCTTCCAATGGCCGTCCTTCCCGCGCCCATCCCTGCCTGCATTGGCCTGGCCTGAGCTGCCACGGCCGGGGCGTGCGGTCTGGATCGGCTCCGGTGCCTTTGTGGCACTGGTGCTGGTGATCGGTGGCTTCAGCCTGGTGGGTCTGCGTCGCGATGCGGATCAGACCATCGCGCCGGATGAGGTCGCGACACCATCTCTGGATGAAACTCCTGCAGCGGAAAAACCGGAGGAGGCGCCGCAGCCGGAGCCTGTGATCACGGCTGCTCCTGCGCAAGCTGGCGATCCATCCCTGCGGGCGGAGACGCCCTCCAAAGAGGAGCTCGAAGCCTTGTTGCAGACCTGGCTCGACAGCAAATCCACGGTGCTCAGCGGTGATGGTTCAGCCGCTGAGTTGCTGGAACCGATTGCTCGGGCTGGCTTGATCACCCAGGTGAAGCGTCAGCGCGCAGCCGACCAGGCGGCAAGTGTCACCCAGAAGGTGGAGGCGACCGTTGATTTCATGCGCGTGGTCAGTCGTAGTCCCAAGCGCATCGAGCTGCGGGCTGATGTTGATTACCGCGATGAAACCCTCAATGCAGCGGGTGCTGTGGTGAAACGCACCCAACAGCAATCGCTCAAGCGCACCTACATCCTTGGCCGGGTCGATGGCCGCTGGCTTCTGCTCGACTTCAGGCCCGGTTGA